TCTTAAAAAGCACATTGGGTTtaatcattaaaatataaaaactgttcagttaaattataaataaatgatgcgTCTTTGAGAAGAAATCAGTTTCctttaaaacacattcactaattttaatcatcatcattaaatatgaaattgaATAAGGACGTGTTTTAATAACCAAGTATTTACTGATAATGTACTTTGTTTAGATAAGAGTAAAGATTCCtacattaaaattcatttttttattattcaattttaattcattatcaAATAAATCTTGTGGAGTTAAAGcataaaaaacagtaaaatgtttcaaaacTATCTGCCAGTAACCtacagatacatatatatatatacatataatataaacttgccacttcattaggtacatcagtgaatgtattttaatctgaatcctccttcatgacttgTTCTAATGTTCGGTTGATGTAGAAACTGCTTCAGATTCACCAGGATGGACATAGTGGAGGATGgacatttaattgtgttatttagCTTCACCCAGTGACTAcgatgtcaaaataataggaacatgtgtcaaTTCAATGGACCCCTTCACaatttgtaaacagtgtgacgttgttgaggggcggagcttagctggaggcaaaacatctcaaacactgtagcctgtaaacgttggttagcatatttccatggactgttttggcaagaatgacgaggaaaacgtatattttagagaatatactgataCACTCACTGCCTGATAACgtgactgttattttaaaagttgactctgactgatgggactttattcaccgacctctacactctcactcactggatggggacaaagtctggtctgtctttatcaagtgaagcttctccaacaaagatattacaagaagtaagtggaaccactgtggaggggaacgtagtaaatgcaacttattttttattttttttttgcttggacacccctgaaacacgcaactaatgttgagttagctagcggttagcattagcatttacatttaacaatgtaatttcagtcatgatgtGGTCTAATCCATAACTGTATTATAGTTTATTAATCTTAATCTCATCTGACATCACTGCAAATAGAGAGATggtgatgattgtctcactccaatttgtttcttttaatcattttcaaccaaatttgtctatgactggcagtcgCTGGTAAAAGCTCAAGTTAGTGTTTCTGCTTTCCgtatttttgtttctccaaaagaaaacaacaagacgacattttcatggttgaaagtgacagcgttcgcctccagcttccctctgttttgcctccagctaacgtagACCTTTAAGGGGTCTATGGTGTTAAATTACAGCTTGTTCTACAATAATGTCTCATCTCCCCAAGTCATGACAACACCTCTCTGAGTTACttgaagataagatttagagcaggactgtttaTATTAGCAGACTaatgttcctaatgaactggcaagagaATGTATAATCCTATAAAATCTACATCACACTTTAACCTTGTAATAACTTGGTCATTTGAGGCTCCAACAAgattatgtattatatatacacttactccaaaacattaggtacgtTAGTGTTAAGAAACGTATAATAACAGACCTGCACTAAATCCTTGTTCATGACCTGTGGATGGAGGATGTTTCTGGTGTTTAGCCTATAACTCACTCACTGCAacgtcaaaataataggaacattaAGAAAGTCCAGTAGttccacaaaccacagcctccaaaaaaaacaaaatagaaacattttttttgctctcaTTACAGCTCGTTCCAAAATGATGTGTCATTTCATTTAAGTCATGGCCTCCACaaggaaaacacagctgaactAAAGCAGATTACTGGAACCGTTACTGCAGGATAGTGacgtgtggatcgatactgaaacatcgataccaggtctttttgctctaaaatcgattcagTGTCAATACTTaagtcattggaggtgatgtataaacacagtggtaagaaactaaactattgagttgtggcaacacaacaaaccttgtgaaacacctcacaAAGCATCACGTCTGCAGGACTCTTGTATTAGAATTCATTCACcttcctaataaactggccactCGGcgtaaatttaataaaatgtctttgtatatGTTCTACAATCATATATCTCATCACgttcactagcgtacctaataaactggccaacTGAGCACTGTTGACGAGTGGAAATGATCCGGAGGCGACGCAGGCCTGGTTCTGATCGTCCACGgacattttattgaaaaaagaacaatataATATCatgtacaataataataacaataataatattaatacaaaaaaacaaaaacaaacaaactctgtACATTCTGTGGTTTTGCAGTACATTTGGAAGACTGATACAAAATAACTGCAGCAGGGAGGGAGGTATTTACACATGTAGTTTCTATGGAGCCGAGCGGctttccgtcttttttttttataaaaacaaaaaacataataataaaaggatataaatttaaaattgaTGTGCAGTACACCTTCACGTGCCACGGTTACAGTACGTCTGGCTTTGAACGaggcttccttccttccttcctttttctttctcgtcTTACATTCTCCAGTAAAGTGACAGAGAATGAAAACTCAAGTAGTGTTGATAGCGACGAAGGCAGCACGAGTCGTATTCTTAAAACCTTTTCAAAGCGAATCGTCTCTTTTATTCGccttaaaaagaaacatcattGGCCCTTtgattatagtttttttttctatttttctttttttttattttagttcagcaAACACTACAGAACATGTCATTAAGTTAATTTAAACGTCCTCGTGTGTTTGATTGTCCAGATTTGATGAAGTGGCTcgagaagagaaaacaaaaaaaaaaactaaatatatataaaaattaaaactataCACACGTtcttcaaaaacaaactgtattaaaaCTCCCTAAATGCTCTACTGTCTTCTCTGTACCAAATCTAATCaggagttctttttttttattttatttttttattttatttaaggagaaacatgataataatactcTTTGGCATTTTTTATCAAccgtaaaaagaaaaagaagcaacatcttagcagcactttttttttttttaagaacattcggacccccccaccccatcccacccccctcacccctcaGGTCTCAGTTTAAATTAAGGGCTCTCCGTCTAAccctgatctgatctgatctgatctgatctgtggGGCAGGCATGTTTCTATCAGTCTGACCAGCTCTCAACAGTCAGTTTATTGCGTAAAGACACTTCTCTCACTGTCTGCAATGAGGCCAGCTCATGAACAAATACTTGTACCTTCTTTGTTCCAGACTTCCTTTGCTCTTTGGCGCTCTGCTCAAAACGAaaccttttactttttctctttcGTGTAACTTCCTCTATTTTCTAGCAGCATTAAAGAAAAACTCGTGAGGTTCTTGCTGGACAGAGCGACGGAGACATGCCTGCTGCAGGTTTAACGTCCTCCTCTTTGCAGCCGCCAGACGCTGAGCCCACATTCACGGGGACTTTGTGGAGAATTCATTCTGCAATATGCACATGCTTCGTAGTGCTGTGTTTTGTCGTGCTGTGTGCGGTCAGAGTTCAGACGGACTCCCgccgccgcagcagcagcatcagtaccGTTCGGCTTGTCCTCTGCTCGAGGCCCAGCTCGGCGTCTTTGAGCCTTCCGGAGCAGAGaggtgatttttgttttcagaaacgCTCTCACGCGTGAGGCGTGGACAGTCATATCTCGGACTCTCGCCTCAGAGGCCGGGGCTCGAGCGGCACCGTGGCCTGGCTGTGCTCGGTCTCTGAGATGTTGTCCGTCTGCGTGCCGTCGGGCCCCACGCTGCCCCCGTTCCCCTCGTCCGTGTCCTCCTTGTTCTCCAGCGCCATCTCGTTCTCGTAGCAGAAGGAGTTGGAGTTGGAGAGGATGTACTTTTTCTCGGCGAGGTCCCGAGCGCTGCACAGGGGAGTGCTCGGCACCTCGTACGTCTTGTGGAAGCGGGAGTAGTCCACCTTGTAGTAGCTCTTCTCCTCGAAGAGCACGGGCTCGAAGCGGTGGCCCCAGAGGATCTCGCCGGCGACGTACGAGCTGCGGCACTGCGTGGTCATCGCCGTCGCCTCCACCATCCCCTCCAGGATCACCACGATCTCAAAGTCGGAGGTCTCCAGGTCCTGCTTGCTCATGTCGTAGAAGGGGCTGTCCTCGTCGATCTCGTGGACGATGGTGATCGGGGAGACCAGGAAGATGCGGTCGACGCCGCTGTCGAAGCCCACGTCTATGTCCATCTGGTCCAGGGGGATGTACTCCCCCTCGGCCGTCGTTCTGGATTTGAGGAGCTGAGCCCGAACGTGCGCCTCCACCAGGTGGCTCTTCCTCAAGTTGCCCACGCGCCACATCAGGCAGAGCTTGTTGTCCCTCATGGCCACCGTGGCGTTGTGGCTGAAAACCAGAGTCTCGTTCCTTTTCTTGGGCTTGGCCATTTTCGCCATGACGGCGCCGATGATGAAGGCGTCGATGATGCAGCCGATGATGCTCTGGAAAACCACCATGAAGACGGCGACCGGGCACTCGTCCGTCACGTATCTGTAGCCGTAGCCGATGGTGGTTTGCGTCTCGATGGAGAACAGGAAGGCGGCGGTGAAGCTGCTCACGTTGGAGACGCACTTCTGGCCGTCGCTCTCCAAGTCCCCGTGGAAGATGGCCACCAGCCAGAAGACGCAGCCGAAGAAGAGCCACGACAGGAGGAAGGCGAGGCAGAAGATGACGAACATCCACCTCCAGCGGATGTCCACGCACGTGGTGAAGATGTCGGCCAGGTACCGCTGGCCCTTCTCGCTCACGTTGATGAACTGCACGTTGCAGTGGCCGTCCTTCTTCACGAACCTGCTCTGCGGCTGGTGCCTCGTGTGCACTTTGCCTTTGCCGCTGCCGTAGCCGTTGGGCACTGCCATGGTGGCGAGCTTCATGCCGTCCTCCTCTGATGACACAATGCTGTAGCGGCTGGCTCGCACGCTTCCCATCACCTCAGTCTGGGAGGGCTGTGCTGCTTCTGCTTTGGAAAACAGTCTGAGTTTCTGGAAGAAGCGTTGGAGAAACAGTTTTGAAACACTTCTGGGGACCAGCTCGGAGAGGAAATGGTGACAAAACGAGGCGGGCCTCGCTGGGCCCTAGATGGAgtgaaacaagaggaggatgaagtggTCACTCCTCTCTCATCAGGCGACTGGACCTCATCAACGTCATCTGCTCGGAAGAAAACGGAGACAGAAAATGTCCGTTAGAGAAACTAGAACATAAATCCAAAATGATTTATCGCTCCGACATAAAATCTCTCGTCAGAAGCGAAGACTTTCTCGCTGTAAAGGCAGACATGCGTGCAGCCTGAGAAAAACCTCCAAGAACTTTATACCCCTGAGTCAGAGGAGCCTGTCTCCCAGTGCCAACAATATTTCATCCAGTtatgacaaacaacaacagtgatatTTAACCCCGCGCTAACATTTCAACCTTCACTGAGAGAGGCCGCGCAGTAATTACACTCAGGTCCCGTCGACTTATTTTTCTTGGCTGCGCCGCTCCGACCTGATCTCTCCTCCACCGACTGCCAGTTGCAGCGTTTCTATGGGATCTCATGCATGGCCGGTTCTGTTCTACCGATGGATTATGTAAACAGTTTACACTGAGAAAGATTAGACGtgcagacccccccccccccccccccccactgtcgtctttttaaataatatgcaacaaagaataaaaaggcaGCTTTGAAGATTTCATTCCTGCTTCTAGAAACTTTAAATGATTTAGCTGCAAGATAAGAAAGATTGGACCGAGTCTgtgatgtttctgtctgtgcacAGAAGATGTGTCATGTGCGTCTTAATCGGTTAAAGAACCTTTAGGGGAAAGTGTTGGATGTGCAGAAGAGATGCAGAGCTTGTTGACTCTCACAGGGCCCCCGGGGGACCTGGTCTCCTGCTGGCAGTAATGGCCGCCCCGGGAGGATCGTGCCCTGCACGTCTAAAACACCTCTCATTAGTTCTGGCTGTCCTAGCAACCTGCCGCACACTCGCAGCGCTCGGCTGCTGTTGTGCCGTGAGGGTTAAAGACGAAGGACGAGGCTTCGGGTGAAAGCTAGAAAGCTTccccacactttgaaaacacacGGTCTGTGGATATGAGTCACGGTGTAGTTTCACACATGCAGAGCGCTGATCTTGGCTGATGCAATTTGTGTGCAGGACTTTGTCATTTCACATGCAATGTGTGTAAAAGTTGTGTAAAGTTTGGAAAACCACATTTACCAAATGCATTTCATTCTGATTACAGAGCAAGTTGCACCATGAGAGGATATTTTAGGAAaagctgctgcaggtttttttttttctaattcatgCACAAAAATCTAAAGGTTTGTGTTTAGATTatctgcacacaaaaaaaaaaaaaaaaaagacaagtttcTAAATGAAGGAGACCGTAGTAATCACTTGTAGTGCCAGTGTTGGTTCGCTCCTGTGGCTTTTGCTCGGGTTCCTGGGGAGAGTTCATGTGTGGAAGGAGACAGAGCTGCCCTCAGAATGCACCAAATGCCAGCGACAAATGTTAACAGGTGCGGAGGGGAAACAAGGAGCTGACTTCTGATGCAATCATCcactcacacaacacaacacgcaCCACTcatccctccacacacacacacacacacgctttccccagtactttttctttcttttagaaAATCTGGACGTCGTGTTAAAATACGAGCCGgataaagagaaacatttttttttttttggcgggcCATCTGACAGAGCTGTGCGTAAAAGCCAGGAAGTCTGCGCGTcacggaggagaagaagagcggCAGTTTGCCAGAAAGATAACTCTTATAAAAGCATCACATGTCACGTAAAAAGCAGGAAAGTCGTGTAAAAAGAAGAGTTTCCTCTACCTGTTTCTCATTTGTGGACCGGTTGAAATCAGCTTGGAGGAAAATAATCCAGGggtttgcttttagtttttttttttttttctctttttcttttagtttttatcctCAGCTGCTGTCCTCCAGAGGcgcttgttttatatttattattttctgttactTTTTTGGCTTGAACAAGGTGAAGTGCGAGACTCCCCTCATGTCTCCGGAGGACCGGTGTCGGGTAAATGTGCTTCGCAGTGAGTTCCCCCGGAGCGTTTTAAACCTCACGCACCGGCACGGACCCGCCCTCGGCTGCGCGCCCGGCCAATGAGTGGGGGGAGAGGAAAAGGGAGCGCGCACTGAGAAGCAGGCGCAATTAAAGCTTTTgtgtccttcttttcttttttttttctttagttttgttatatatgtgtgtgtttgtatgagcGTGGTGGAGGTTAACGGAGAAGACTTTGACACTTTGACAGACTTTTTTGGAGCTAAAGCCTGAAACACGAGCAGAAAACTAAACCTTTAAAGCGATTATGTCTTTAATATCCTCACATGATGCATTTATAACAAACATATGGCTGGAACAAAGTGCGTGAAATGTGGTTTAGGTCTGCAAAAAGTTCAAATTACCCTCCAATttagataaaaatgaaacccCAGGAATCCTAATTAGTTGATTTCACCTCCTCAGACCCACATTTAATCTCTAATGATGCAGAAAATGCTGCAAAACCTCAGCCCGGTCCCACCTGCTGTTGACAACCCAACTGGCCGCCGTCCCCATTTCAGTGATGTCCGTTGTTTTCATAGatcttattcttcttttttttttttttttttctaatgtggGTATGGAAAATGTGTTCTGTCGGAAAGAATGACTCACTCAATAAAGGCCTACATGCCTGTATTATGATATGACTGTCTTTCTCCACTGAGCTATCGAGTTGCTTCGGATGTTTAGACTATGCATCTGCGGCCCTATAATTTTAGGTCAGGCCGTGGCCGCGTTGTCTTAAAGCCACTGACTAAATCATTCTTCCTGCTCACTTATTCATGATAAACATTAACCCCCCAGCTACATGTTTTCCacaggtttctttttcttctcctcctccagtctcctttctttctttctttctttctttcttttttttccctcctttttcttttttctttttttgtatatttttagtTTGGGTTATTTATAGCAGCACATATATTTAGCCCCGACCACCTGTGTCAGTGAACTgtgctggttgtgtgtgtttgttttccatgcCCAATTTCCAGCAATAAAGAGAGCGACGCATGCAGCCGGACCACAAGGTGGAGAGCTGGGGTCTggatctgacacacacacacacacacacacacacacacacacacacacacacacacacacacacacacacacacacacgaggaagGAAAGCGAATGCAACAGGAgtctctgcagcagcatctgCAGGAAGAACAATATTCCTGTTTGCATGAATAAGGATCAAGttaaatttaacattaaaactcTCGGTGTCGTGCATGTTCTTGACAGGACGTCTTAACCTTCCACCATGTTGCCTTCAGGTGCCTTAAACCATTTTTGCAAATACTAATTAGTGggaatgcagaaaaaaaaaaaaaaaaaaacagtgatcaGATGAGCCACAGGCTTCggctgtgtttcctctttcagCACATGTCTCATACGACGCCACCGCGGCCAAAATCTGAGTCACCTCAGTGGAAATAAAGAAGCATTTTTATAAAGTTTACATGATGTGTCATCAAATGCCTCTTaggaaattacaaaaaaaccctgaaacaaaatgttgatGTCTATTCTACACTGAGCCCAGCTGGAGGAAAAGTTTCTATTAAACATGGAATGTactacatcaaaataaaacccaaGGTGAAGAATGttcttcattttgaatgaaaatgtttatttctgcttaaaATATATTGAAACGTTTGTGtcgtttcatttttattctgtatttaatttcattcttaTATCTTCCtaactttttatattttatcaattttctgtatttatttatttatccatggcttttttttaatatatatttttgtcatttatatgtGAAGCACTTTAAATGGtgctttgaataaaataaaatttgattgattcattaattattcagtAAAATAGGatcaaaaactaaaactttagTACATTTACGtctttaatatgtaaatattagcaCCACATTATATGTTTATAACAAATATGTGGCTGAAAAAATACCAAATTaccttaaatattttttgtagaaaggtatgtattattattattgttcagctGGGcccaatattttaatttgagattttaattagatataaaatatattatataaatatagaaaattagTAAAATTGGTTTTAGAAtatatgttttcaataaatatttctttttccccacataaaaaatataaatttttcaGATTTGGTTGAGTCAACAAAGgttttaataaattaatcat
This window of the Mugil cephalus isolate CIBA_MC_2020 chromosome 16, CIBA_Mcephalus_1.1, whole genome shotgun sequence genome carries:
- the kcnj2a gene encoding inward rectifier potassium channel 2a, encoding MGSVRASRYSIVSSEEDGMKLATMAVPNGYGSGKGKVHTRHQPQSRFVKKDGHCNVQFINVSEKGQRYLADIFTTCVDIRWRWMFVIFCLAFLLSWLFFGCVFWLVAIFHGDLESDGQKCVSNVSSFTAAFLFSIETQTTIGYGYRYVTDECPVAVFMVVFQSIIGCIIDAFIIGAVMAKMAKPKKRNETLVFSHNATVAMRDNKLCLMWRVGNLRKSHLVEAHVRAQLLKSRTTAEGEYIPLDQMDIDVGFDSGVDRIFLVSPITIVHEIDEDSPFYDMSKQDLETSDFEIVVILEGMVEATAMTTQCRSSYVAGEILWGHRFEPVLFEEKSYYKVDYSRFHKTYEVPSTPLCSARDLAEKKYILSNSNSFCYENEMALENKEDTDEGNGGSVGPDGTQTDNISETEHSQATVPLEPRPLRRESEI